From a region of the Hemibagrus wyckioides isolate EC202008001 linkage group LG14, SWU_Hwy_1.0, whole genome shotgun sequence genome:
- the amn1 gene encoding protein AMN1 homolog isoform X1, with protein sequence MDSLLDLCAVCVAQRADRYIECIRTLPFNIKDKLLRIITAKGTLTDSNISQLLHAGIRTLSLQNCNVSDSALRQIHCQHLKAIILIGCVHITSQGLEALASHCAGLQIVDLTGCVRVCDSGVRVLAQRCKRLEVISLSECPAISDAALIELGANCSCLYSIDFGGTEVTDEGVIGLATGVCCQSLKELQMVRCRNLTDKAVAAVLSNCVNIRIFHFHGCPLMTDKSREALHNFIGPKKIQQVSWTVY encoded by the exons ATGGATTCTTTATTAGATCT gtgtgcagtgtgtgtggctcaGCGTGCAGACCGCTATATTGAGTGCATTAGGACTTTACCATTCAACATCAAGGACAAACTGCTACGAATAATAACGGCTAAAGGCACTCTTACAGATTCCAACATAAGTCAG CTCCTTCATGCAGGAATTCGTACACTCAGCCTGCAGAACTGCAACGTCTCAGACTCGGCTCTCAGACAGATCCACTGTCAGCATCTAAAGGCTATAATACTAATAGGATGTgtgcacatcacatcacaag GTCTGGAAGCCTTGGCCTCACACTGTGCGGGTCTTCAGATAGTTGACCTCAccgggtgtgtgagggtgtgtgactCAGGTGTACGAGTGCTGGCACAGAGATGTAAGCGGCTAGAGGTCATCTCGCTCAGTGAATGCCCTGCGATCAGTGATGCAGCTCTGATCGAACTAGGGGCTAACTGCAGTTGTCTATACAGCATTGATTTTGGTGGGACAGAG GTCACTGACGAAGGAGTTATCGGTCTTGCAACTGGAGTGTGCTGCCAGAGCTTAAAG GAGTTACAGATGGTACGGTGCCGTAACTTAACAGACAAGGCTGTGGCTGCTGTTCTCTCAAACTGTGTCAACATCAGAATATTCCATTTTCACGGATGTCCCCTCATGACGG ataaATCCAGAGAGGCACTTCATAACTTTATCGGCCCTAAAAAGATTCAGCAGGTCTCCTGGACTGTGTACTGA
- the LOC131364976 gene encoding golgin subfamily A member 6-like protein 7 isoform X2: MKMASWFSDDRFMADKNDWEWDCGLGSQELRNSFRSSNPILSEFDLWEKSLFKSRSSALSCVGVSRSVHSSKTSTSSIGGQCGMKHSESAARQRWQSASRLAPDGAPRSHSEFELRSALEESSMRRTELIQRLREAHGRLDTQTDLLKAKESQLQHSQSTTQLLERKQKLAKALTVVEEQKEAAELSRFEESCRSADLQDKVLQLEMDVMKMKSNLESRSTAQISASHSKPHLGRTMPVTKDEFVREGQKKAERGMQKLEESLREAEEKAVTTAAEKDHALKQLQSCKEDQQKVLRQMEELKQQFSASLAAQNEMQDRLSETRSRLGQLDLENELLTTKTLRLEDNIEDLKSKLSTALSDKDRLVQEKAELYQRVQILELELQRSQLGREGFTQQVCDLHSELTQAKSQANQQQQNILLMKEELHSAKEVNEKLSADLSTATERVQETLQKLHELEAEKLIQSSQIAALETERLQLIGEKEELMDVFDQGDQKELRDLKERCCQLRELQEMLEYEKKELEAHCQGLEKKVENVEAEYELKQQELKLMEEKMEQEKEELKRVAAHWNERWLDAAMALQSTQAQLEESKNQQDCDALKEEAAEMKIRLKTIETEMKDRQNQIQSLLEEKTHHEKELARVKKEAGALERVELDACRQQLELEKNRSQTLQQRLMGNPVSLEEMDGELVQLKAELQKVWDMLKIRDTELEEQQHELQSARGQVTQQNNEVQRLEQQLAKRDQELEQRALFLKDLMRQRDTEKTEVQIKISALENELAGLKDQKIIQKPETQQDSQPIDSLMEESSRTTEQDLQKSCSVSPPQPGKAEKRSPLAEKKEAGIDPDQQRRLITEQLKSLFKGREQMSDVVSPMIQRNAGSKSPNVIKGQP; encoded by the exons ATGAAGATGGCCAGCTGGTTCAGTGATGACAGGTTCATGGCAGACAAAAATGACTGGGAATGGGACTGTGGTTTGGGATCTCAGGAACTCAGGAACTCGTTCAGATCTTCAAACCCTATCTTGTCTGAGTTTGACTTGTGGGAAAAGTCTCTCTTTAAATCTCGG TCCTCAGCTCTGagttgtgtgggtgtgtctcgATCTGTTCACAGCTCCAAAACCAGCACCAG CTCCATTGGCGGTCAGTGTGGGATGAAACACAGCGAATCAGCTGCCAGGCAAAGATGGCAGTCTGCCTCACGTCTTGCGCCAGACGGAGCCCCCAGGTCCCACTCTGAGTTTGAGCTGCGAAGTGCGCTGGAGGAGAGCAGCATGAGGAGAACGGAGCTAATCCAGAGGCTTCGGGAGGCTCACGGTCGTctggacacacaaacagacctGCTGAAAGCCAAGGAGAGCCAGCTTCAGCACAGCCAGAGCACTACCCAACTTCTGGAGCGCAAGCAAAAG CTGGCAAAGGCACTGACTGTTGTTGAGGAGCAAAAAGAAGCAGCTGAGCTAAGCCGCTTTGAGGAGAGCTGTCGCAGCGCAGACCTGCAAGACAA ggtgctgCAGCTGGAGATGGATGTTATGAAGATGAAATCTAACCTGGAGAGCAGGAGCACTGCACAAATATCAGCTTCACATTCAAAGCCACACCTGGGCAGGACCATGCCTGTAACAAAAGATGAATTTGTCAGAGAG GGACAGAAAAAGGCAGAGAGGGGAATGCAGAAGCTTGAAGAATCCCTCAGGGAAGCAGAGGAGAAAGCCGTGACGACAGCAGCAGAAAAAGACCATGCATTAAAACAACTCCAATCCTGTAAAGAG GATCAGCAGAAGGTATTAAGGCAGATGGAGGAGCTGAAGCAGCAGTTTAGCGCATCCTTGGCGGCTCAGAATGAGATGCAGGACCGGCTCAGCGAGACCCGAAGTCGCCTCGGCCAACTGGATCTG GAGAATGAACTTCTCACCACAAAAACATTGCGTTTGGAAGACAACATAGAGGACCTGAAATCAAAGCTGTCCACCGCTTTATCTGATAAAGATCGCCTGGTTCAG GAGAAAGCTGAACTATACCAAAGAGTGCAAATCTTAGAACTAGAGCTACAAAGATCCCAGCTGGGTAGAGAGGGTTTTACTCAGCAGGTGTGTGATCTCCACTCCGAGCTAACTCAAGCCAAGAGCCAGGCcaaccaacaacagcagaatatCTTACTAATGAAAGAGGAATTGCACTCAGCCAAAGAG GTGAATGAGAAACTCTCAGCAGACCTGTCCACAGCCACAGAGAGGGTTCAGGAGACATTGCAGAAGCTACATGAACTGGAAGCAGAGAAGCTGATTCAAAGTAGTCAGATAGCTGCGCTGGAGACTGAGCGCTTGCAGCTGATtggagagaaggaggagctgATGGATGTGTTTGACCAGGGAGATCAGAAAGAGTTAAGAGATCTGAAGGAGAGATGCTGCCAGCTCAG AGAATTACAGGAAATGTTGGAGTATGAGAAGAAGGAGCTTGAGGCACACTGCCAGGGCCTGGAAAAGAAAGTAGAGAATGTTGAGGCAGAATATGAGCTTAAGCAGCAAGAGCTGAAGCTCATGGAAGAGAAGATGGAGCAAGAGAAGGAGGAGCTGAAGAGAGTGGCAGCTCACTGGAATGAGCGATGGCTGGATGCTGCGATGGCACTGCAGTCTACTCAAGCCCAACTAGAAGAGTCCAAAAACCAACAAGACTGTGATGCT CTGAAGGAAGAAGCAGCAGAAATGAAGATCAGGCTGAAGACGATTGAGACAGAGATGAAGGACAGGCA GAATCAGATCCAGAGTTTGCTAGAAGAGAAGACACACCATGAGAAAGAGTTGGCCAGAGTTAAG AAAGAAGCTGGTGCTTTGGAGCGAGTTGAGCTTGATGCCTGCAGACAACAGCTGGAACTGGAGAAGAACAGAAGCCAGACTCTGCAGCAGAGGCTGATGGGAAACCCT GTGTCTCTGgaggagatggatggagagcTGGTGCAGCTGAAGGCTGAGTTGCAGAAGGTGTGGGACATGCTGAAGATTCGTGACACTGAGCTGGAGGAGCAGCAGCATGAGCTGCAGTCTGCCCGTGGCCAG GTGACTCAGCAGAACAACGAGGTACAGAGACTGGAGCAACAACTGGCTAAGCGAGATCAGGAATTGGAACAAAG AGCTCTTTTCCTGAAGGATTTGATgagacaaagagacacagagaaaactGAGGTCCAAATCAAGATATCTGCTCTTGAAAATGAG CTTGCTGGACTAAAAGATCAGAAGATCATCCAGAAGCCAGAAACTCAACAAGACTCCCAGCCCATAGACTCTCTAATGGAAG AGAGCAGTAGGACCACCGAGCAGGATCTGCAGAAATCGTGTAGTGTCAGTCCTCCCCAACCG G
- the LOC131364976 gene encoding golgin subfamily A member 6-like protein 7 isoform X1 codes for MKMASWFSDDRFMADKNDWEWDCGLGSQELRNSFRSSNPILSEFDLWEKSLFKSRSSALSCVGVSRSVHSSKTSTSSIGGQCGMKHSESAARQRWQSASRLAPDGAPRSHSEFELRSALEESSMRRTELIQRLREAHGRLDTQTDLLKAKESQLQHSQSTTQLLERKQKQLAKALTVVEEQKEAAELSRFEESCRSADLQDKVLQLEMDVMKMKSNLESRSTAQISASHSKPHLGRTMPVTKDEFVREGQKKAERGMQKLEESLREAEEKAVTTAAEKDHALKQLQSCKEDQQKVLRQMEELKQQFSASLAAQNEMQDRLSETRSRLGQLDLENELLTTKTLRLEDNIEDLKSKLSTALSDKDRLVQEKAELYQRVQILELELQRSQLGREGFTQQVCDLHSELTQAKSQANQQQQNILLMKEELHSAKEVNEKLSADLSTATERVQETLQKLHELEAEKLIQSSQIAALETERLQLIGEKEELMDVFDQGDQKELRDLKERCCQLRELQEMLEYEKKELEAHCQGLEKKVENVEAEYELKQQELKLMEEKMEQEKEELKRVAAHWNERWLDAAMALQSTQAQLEESKNQQDCDALKEEAAEMKIRLKTIETEMKDRQNQIQSLLEEKTHHEKELARVKKEAGALERVELDACRQQLELEKNRSQTLQQRLMGNPVSLEEMDGELVQLKAELQKVWDMLKIRDTELEEQQHELQSARGQVTQQNNEVQRLEQQLAKRDQELEQRALFLKDLMRQRDTEKTEVQIKISALENELAGLKDQKIIQKPETQQDSQPIDSLMEESSRTTEQDLQKSCSVSPPQPGKAEKRSPLAEKKEAGIDPDQQRRLITEQLKSLFKGREQMSDVVSPMIQRNAGSKSPNVIKGQP; via the exons ATGAAGATGGCCAGCTGGTTCAGTGATGACAGGTTCATGGCAGACAAAAATGACTGGGAATGGGACTGTGGTTTGGGATCTCAGGAACTCAGGAACTCGTTCAGATCTTCAAACCCTATCTTGTCTGAGTTTGACTTGTGGGAAAAGTCTCTCTTTAAATCTCGG TCCTCAGCTCTGagttgtgtgggtgtgtctcgATCTGTTCACAGCTCCAAAACCAGCACCAG CTCCATTGGCGGTCAGTGTGGGATGAAACACAGCGAATCAGCTGCCAGGCAAAGATGGCAGTCTGCCTCACGTCTTGCGCCAGACGGAGCCCCCAGGTCCCACTCTGAGTTTGAGCTGCGAAGTGCGCTGGAGGAGAGCAGCATGAGGAGAACGGAGCTAATCCAGAGGCTTCGGGAGGCTCACGGTCGTctggacacacaaacagacctGCTGAAAGCCAAGGAGAGCCAGCTTCAGCACAGCCAGAGCACTACCCAACTTCTGGAGCGCAAGCAAAAG CAGCTGGCAAAGGCACTGACTGTTGTTGAGGAGCAAAAAGAAGCAGCTGAGCTAAGCCGCTTTGAGGAGAGCTGTCGCAGCGCAGACCTGCAAGACAA ggtgctgCAGCTGGAGATGGATGTTATGAAGATGAAATCTAACCTGGAGAGCAGGAGCACTGCACAAATATCAGCTTCACATTCAAAGCCACACCTGGGCAGGACCATGCCTGTAACAAAAGATGAATTTGTCAGAGAG GGACAGAAAAAGGCAGAGAGGGGAATGCAGAAGCTTGAAGAATCCCTCAGGGAAGCAGAGGAGAAAGCCGTGACGACAGCAGCAGAAAAAGACCATGCATTAAAACAACTCCAATCCTGTAAAGAG GATCAGCAGAAGGTATTAAGGCAGATGGAGGAGCTGAAGCAGCAGTTTAGCGCATCCTTGGCGGCTCAGAATGAGATGCAGGACCGGCTCAGCGAGACCCGAAGTCGCCTCGGCCAACTGGATCTG GAGAATGAACTTCTCACCACAAAAACATTGCGTTTGGAAGACAACATAGAGGACCTGAAATCAAAGCTGTCCACCGCTTTATCTGATAAAGATCGCCTGGTTCAG GAGAAAGCTGAACTATACCAAAGAGTGCAAATCTTAGAACTAGAGCTACAAAGATCCCAGCTGGGTAGAGAGGGTTTTACTCAGCAGGTGTGTGATCTCCACTCCGAGCTAACTCAAGCCAAGAGCCAGGCcaaccaacaacagcagaatatCTTACTAATGAAAGAGGAATTGCACTCAGCCAAAGAG GTGAATGAGAAACTCTCAGCAGACCTGTCCACAGCCACAGAGAGGGTTCAGGAGACATTGCAGAAGCTACATGAACTGGAAGCAGAGAAGCTGATTCAAAGTAGTCAGATAGCTGCGCTGGAGACTGAGCGCTTGCAGCTGATtggagagaaggaggagctgATGGATGTGTTTGACCAGGGAGATCAGAAAGAGTTAAGAGATCTGAAGGAGAGATGCTGCCAGCTCAG AGAATTACAGGAAATGTTGGAGTATGAGAAGAAGGAGCTTGAGGCACACTGCCAGGGCCTGGAAAAGAAAGTAGAGAATGTTGAGGCAGAATATGAGCTTAAGCAGCAAGAGCTGAAGCTCATGGAAGAGAAGATGGAGCAAGAGAAGGAGGAGCTGAAGAGAGTGGCAGCTCACTGGAATGAGCGATGGCTGGATGCTGCGATGGCACTGCAGTCTACTCAAGCCCAACTAGAAGAGTCCAAAAACCAACAAGACTGTGATGCT CTGAAGGAAGAAGCAGCAGAAATGAAGATCAGGCTGAAGACGATTGAGACAGAGATGAAGGACAGGCA GAATCAGATCCAGAGTTTGCTAGAAGAGAAGACACACCATGAGAAAGAGTTGGCCAGAGTTAAG AAAGAAGCTGGTGCTTTGGAGCGAGTTGAGCTTGATGCCTGCAGACAACAGCTGGAACTGGAGAAGAACAGAAGCCAGACTCTGCAGCAGAGGCTGATGGGAAACCCT GTGTCTCTGgaggagatggatggagagcTGGTGCAGCTGAAGGCTGAGTTGCAGAAGGTGTGGGACATGCTGAAGATTCGTGACACTGAGCTGGAGGAGCAGCAGCATGAGCTGCAGTCTGCCCGTGGCCAG GTGACTCAGCAGAACAACGAGGTACAGAGACTGGAGCAACAACTGGCTAAGCGAGATCAGGAATTGGAACAAAG AGCTCTTTTCCTGAAGGATTTGATgagacaaagagacacagagaaaactGAGGTCCAAATCAAGATATCTGCTCTTGAAAATGAG CTTGCTGGACTAAAAGATCAGAAGATCATCCAGAAGCCAGAAACTCAACAAGACTCCCAGCCCATAGACTCTCTAATGGAAG AGAGCAGTAGGACCACCGAGCAGGATCTGCAGAAATCGTGTAGTGTCAGTCCTCCCCAACCG G
- the etfbkmt gene encoding electron transfer flavoprotein beta subunit lysine methyltransferase — protein sequence MALGFILTGLFIDMNRGLFRCLRGKDVLRKALQTVRQRSIRHYMKCNTEHEIKRFIAENTEIVKGQSLTPEISLRLFTEKCRFWTERPEFWPFPDPFWAIYWPGGQALTRHLLNHPELSVGRRVLDLGCGCGASAIAAKLSGAAHVVANDIDPIAAVATKMNCELNGLEPLPCVTQNLIGSEPENWDLILLGDMFYDETLTDSLHKWLYKCIKLHRTQILIGDPGRAQFESHDIKTLLYEQAHFELPDSVRKENYGLTSSTVWWYRPDY from the exons ATGGCTTTGGGTTTTATTCTTACTGGGCTGTTTATAGACATGAACCGAGGACTCTTTAGATGTTTACGTGGCAAAGACGTGCTGAGAAAAGCCCTTCAGACTGTTCGACAAAGAAGCATTCGCCATTATATGAAATGCAACACAGAACATGAAATAAAGCGGTTTATTGCAGAAAACACTGAGATAGTCAAAGGTCAAAGTTTAACACCCGAGATCTCTTTAAGACTGTTTACAGAGAAATGTCGCTTCTGGACGGAGAGACCAGAGTTCTGGCCATTTCCTGATCCCTTTTGGGCGATATACTGGCCTGGGGGACAGGCACTGACCAG gcATCTTCTAAACCATCCAGAGCTGTCAGTAGGTAGAAGAGTGCTGGATCTTGGGTGTGGCTGTGGAGCATCTGCTATTGCTGCTAAACTCAGTGGTGCCGCTCATGTGGTAGCTAATGACATTGATCCAA TTGCTGCTGTTGCCACAAAGATGAACTGCGAGCTGAATGGTTTAGAACCCTTGCCGTGTGTGACTCAGAACCTGATCGGTTCCGAACCTGAGAACTGGGACCTCATCCTGCTGGGAGACATGTTCTATGATGAGACTCTTACAGACAGTTTACATAAGTGGCTTTACAAATGCATCAAGCTTCACAGAACACAGATCCTCATCGGAGACCCAGGACGGGCTCAGTTCGAGAGCCACGACATCAAGACGCTGTTGTATGAACAGGCTCATTTTGAGTTACCCGACTCGGTCCGAAAGGAAAATTACGGACTGACGAGTAGCACAGTCTGGTGGTACAGACCGGATTACTAA
- the LOC131364976 gene encoding golgin subfamily A member 6-like protein 7 isoform X3, producing MKMASWFSDDRFMADKNDWEWDCGLGSQELRNSFRSSNPILSEFDLWEKSLFKSRSSALSCVGVSRSVHSSKTSTSSIGGQCGMKHSESAARQRWQSASRLAPDGAPRSHSEFELRSALEESSMRRTELIQRLREAHGRLDTQTDLLKAKESQLQHSQSTTQLLERKQKQLAKALTVVEEQKEAAELSRFEESCRSADLQDKVLQLEMDVMKMKSNLESRSTAQISASHSKPHLGRTMPVTKDEFVREGQKKAERGMQKLEESLREAEEKAVTTAAEKDHALKQLQSCKEDQQKVLRQMEELKQQFSASLAAQNEMQDRLSETRSRLGQLDLENELLTTKTLRLEDNIEDLKSKLSTALSDKDRLVQVNEKLSADLSTATERVQETLQKLHELEAEKLIQSSQIAALETERLQLIGEKEELMDVFDQGDQKELRDLKERCCQLRELQEMLEYEKKELEAHCQGLEKKVENVEAEYELKQQELKLMEEKMEQEKEELKRVAAHWNERWLDAAMALQSTQAQLEESKNQQDCDALKEEAAEMKIRLKTIETEMKDRQNQIQSLLEEKTHHEKELARVKKEAGALERVELDACRQQLELEKNRSQTLQQRLMGNPVSLEEMDGELVQLKAELQKVWDMLKIRDTELEEQQHELQSARGQVTQQNNEVQRLEQQLAKRDQELEQRALFLKDLMRQRDTEKTEVQIKISALENELAGLKDQKIIQKPETQQDSQPIDSLMEESSRTTEQDLQKSCSVSPPQPGKAEKRSPLAEKKEAGIDPDQQRRLITEQLKSLFKGREQMSDVVSPMIQRNAGSKSPNVIKGQP from the exons ATGAAGATGGCCAGCTGGTTCAGTGATGACAGGTTCATGGCAGACAAAAATGACTGGGAATGGGACTGTGGTTTGGGATCTCAGGAACTCAGGAACTCGTTCAGATCTTCAAACCCTATCTTGTCTGAGTTTGACTTGTGGGAAAAGTCTCTCTTTAAATCTCGG TCCTCAGCTCTGagttgtgtgggtgtgtctcgATCTGTTCACAGCTCCAAAACCAGCACCAG CTCCATTGGCGGTCAGTGTGGGATGAAACACAGCGAATCAGCTGCCAGGCAAAGATGGCAGTCTGCCTCACGTCTTGCGCCAGACGGAGCCCCCAGGTCCCACTCTGAGTTTGAGCTGCGAAGTGCGCTGGAGGAGAGCAGCATGAGGAGAACGGAGCTAATCCAGAGGCTTCGGGAGGCTCACGGTCGTctggacacacaaacagacctGCTGAAAGCCAAGGAGAGCCAGCTTCAGCACAGCCAGAGCACTACCCAACTTCTGGAGCGCAAGCAAAAG CAGCTGGCAAAGGCACTGACTGTTGTTGAGGAGCAAAAAGAAGCAGCTGAGCTAAGCCGCTTTGAGGAGAGCTGTCGCAGCGCAGACCTGCAAGACAA ggtgctgCAGCTGGAGATGGATGTTATGAAGATGAAATCTAACCTGGAGAGCAGGAGCACTGCACAAATATCAGCTTCACATTCAAAGCCACACCTGGGCAGGACCATGCCTGTAACAAAAGATGAATTTGTCAGAGAG GGACAGAAAAAGGCAGAGAGGGGAATGCAGAAGCTTGAAGAATCCCTCAGGGAAGCAGAGGAGAAAGCCGTGACGACAGCAGCAGAAAAAGACCATGCATTAAAACAACTCCAATCCTGTAAAGAG GATCAGCAGAAGGTATTAAGGCAGATGGAGGAGCTGAAGCAGCAGTTTAGCGCATCCTTGGCGGCTCAGAATGAGATGCAGGACCGGCTCAGCGAGACCCGAAGTCGCCTCGGCCAACTGGATCTG GAGAATGAACTTCTCACCACAAAAACATTGCGTTTGGAAGACAACATAGAGGACCTGAAATCAAAGCTGTCCACCGCTTTATCTGATAAAGATCGCCTGGTTCAG GTGAATGAGAAACTCTCAGCAGACCTGTCCACAGCCACAGAGAGGGTTCAGGAGACATTGCAGAAGCTACATGAACTGGAAGCAGAGAAGCTGATTCAAAGTAGTCAGATAGCTGCGCTGGAGACTGAGCGCTTGCAGCTGATtggagagaaggaggagctgATGGATGTGTTTGACCAGGGAGATCAGAAAGAGTTAAGAGATCTGAAGGAGAGATGCTGCCAGCTCAG AGAATTACAGGAAATGTTGGAGTATGAGAAGAAGGAGCTTGAGGCACACTGCCAGGGCCTGGAAAAGAAAGTAGAGAATGTTGAGGCAGAATATGAGCTTAAGCAGCAAGAGCTGAAGCTCATGGAAGAGAAGATGGAGCAAGAGAAGGAGGAGCTGAAGAGAGTGGCAGCTCACTGGAATGAGCGATGGCTGGATGCTGCGATGGCACTGCAGTCTACTCAAGCCCAACTAGAAGAGTCCAAAAACCAACAAGACTGTGATGCT CTGAAGGAAGAAGCAGCAGAAATGAAGATCAGGCTGAAGACGATTGAGACAGAGATGAAGGACAGGCA GAATCAGATCCAGAGTTTGCTAGAAGAGAAGACACACCATGAGAAAGAGTTGGCCAGAGTTAAG AAAGAAGCTGGTGCTTTGGAGCGAGTTGAGCTTGATGCCTGCAGACAACAGCTGGAACTGGAGAAGAACAGAAGCCAGACTCTGCAGCAGAGGCTGATGGGAAACCCT GTGTCTCTGgaggagatggatggagagcTGGTGCAGCTGAAGGCTGAGTTGCAGAAGGTGTGGGACATGCTGAAGATTCGTGACACTGAGCTGGAGGAGCAGCAGCATGAGCTGCAGTCTGCCCGTGGCCAG GTGACTCAGCAGAACAACGAGGTACAGAGACTGGAGCAACAACTGGCTAAGCGAGATCAGGAATTGGAACAAAG AGCTCTTTTCCTGAAGGATTTGATgagacaaagagacacagagaaaactGAGGTCCAAATCAAGATATCTGCTCTTGAAAATGAG CTTGCTGGACTAAAAGATCAGAAGATCATCCAGAAGCCAGAAACTCAACAAGACTCCCAGCCCATAGACTCTCTAATGGAAG AGAGCAGTAGGACCACCGAGCAGGATCTGCAGAAATCGTGTAGTGTCAGTCCTCCCCAACCG G
- the amn1 gene encoding protein AMN1 homolog isoform X2: protein MDSLLDLCAVCVAQRADRYIECIRTLPFNIKDKLLRIITAKGTLTDSNISQLLHAGIRTLSLQNCNVSDSALRQIHCQHLKAIILIGCVHITSQGLEALASHCAGLQIVDLTGCVRVCDSGVRVLAQRCKRLEVISLSECPAISDAALIELGANCSCLYSIDFGGTEVTDEGVIGLATGVCCQSLKVVLLLLLLLHRLWRYLWK, encoded by the exons ATGGATTCTTTATTAGATCT gtgtgcagtgtgtgtggctcaGCGTGCAGACCGCTATATTGAGTGCATTAGGACTTTACCATTCAACATCAAGGACAAACTGCTACGAATAATAACGGCTAAAGGCACTCTTACAGATTCCAACATAAGTCAG CTCCTTCATGCAGGAATTCGTACACTCAGCCTGCAGAACTGCAACGTCTCAGACTCGGCTCTCAGACAGATCCACTGTCAGCATCTAAAGGCTATAATACTAATAGGATGTgtgcacatcacatcacaag GTCTGGAAGCCTTGGCCTCACACTGTGCGGGTCTTCAGATAGTTGACCTCAccgggtgtgtgagggtgtgtgactCAGGTGTACGAGTGCTGGCACAGAGATGTAAGCGGCTAGAGGTCATCTCGCTCAGTGAATGCCCTGCGATCAGTGATGCAGCTCTGATCGAACTAGGGGCTAACTGCAGTTGTCTATACAGCATTGATTTTGGTGGGACAGAG GTCACTGACGAAGGAGTTATCGGTCTTGCAACTGGAGTGTGCTGCCAGAGCTTAAAG GTTGTTTTGCTGCTGCTTTTGCTGCTGCATCGGCTTTGGCGTTACCTGTGGAAATAG